The Pseudomonadota bacterium genomic sequence AGCTGTCCGTGCGCTATCTGCAGGGCCGGCAGCTGCCTGACAAGGCGATCGGGGTGATGGATCAGGCGGCGGCGCGCGTGCGACGCAGGGGTGGCAAGACCGTGGAGCTGGCCTCCGTGGCCCGAGTCATCGCCGAGCAGGCCAAGGTGCCCGTCGAGCGTCTCCTCATGCAGGACACGGACAAGCTCATGAGCCTCGAAGCGGAGCTCGGCGCACGGGTCGTCGGTCAGGCGCGTGCCGTGGCTGCCGTGGCCGCCACCCTGCGCAAGACGGCGGCGGGATTTTGTGGCGGTAAGCCTCTGGCGACTTTTCTGTTCCTGGGCCCCACCGGTGTGGGCAAGACGGCTCTGGCAAAGGCCGTGAGCGAGGCGATCTTCCCGGCCGGTCGCATGACGCGCCTCGACATGAGCGAATACAGCGAGGCACATGCGGTGGCGCGCCTGCTGGGTGCGCCTCCCGGCTACGTCGGGCATGAGGATGGCGGGCTGTTGACCGAGGCCGTGCGCATGAGCCCCTACCAGCTGGTTCTTTTCGATGAGATCGAAAAGGCCCATCCCGAGGTGCTGCTCTCGCTGCTGGCCCTCCTCGACGAAGGCTCGCTGACCGATTCGCGCGGCCGGAAGGTGGATTTCAGCCATACCGTCATCGTCATGACCTCGAATCTGGGCAGCAAGAGCGCCGCGACGCCTGCTCGCATCGGCTTCGGTGCACCGCGGCGCGATGACGATGATCCCGGCAGCGGCCGCGTTGCCGGCAGCCGGGACGCGCTGGCCGGGGTGCGCGCTGCGCTGCCGCCCGAGTTATGGAACCGGATCGACGAACCTCTTTGGTTCGAGCCGCTGGGGCGCGAGCAGGTGGCCGCGATTGCCGGGCGCCTGGTGCGTCGGGCCTGCGACGTGGCGCTCAAGAAGCACGGAGTGACCGTCCGCGTCGAGGCATCCGCCATCGACGCGTTGATGCGTTGCGGCGGCTTCGATCCCGAGCTTGGTGCCCGACCGATGCGCCGGACGGTCGGCCGTCTGATCGAGGCGCCCCTCGCGGCGCGGATCCTCGAAGGTCAGCTGGGGCGCGGGGACCAGGTGCTAATCAGCGCCGAGGGCGGCCGATTGCAGCTGAATGTTACCCGCGGCAGCGAGCGCAGCTGAGGGCTGTATCAGGCGTTGGTAGTCCCCAGGCACCCGCCGTTCTACCTGTTGTTCGGCGGCGCAGGCGATCCGCAACAGCAGCGCTTCGTTCCAGTGTCGGGCCATCGCCTGCATTCCGATGGGGAGCCCTGCTTCAGTGTATCCAGCGGGGAAGCTGATGGCGGGCAAACCCGCGAGGTTGGCCGGCACCACGAAGCGCATGATTTCCGTCACGCTTCCCATATCAGACCAGCCCGTGGGAGTCGCGCCGCGCCGGATAACCGGTGCAGTCACTGCGGTCGTGGGCGTGATCACCGCGTCCACCTGCTCGAAGATCGCGGCGAAGGTGCGCATGGCGAGCGTGCGCACCTGCTGTGCCCGAATGTAGTCACGGGCGCCGAAGGATCGCCCCAGTGCGAGATTCACCTGGACCGCAGGAGCGTGCGATCGGAACGATCCGGCGTGCGGCTGCATGGCCGCGGCGATCTCCGACAGAATGGTGATCCCGTGCGCAATGCGCATCAGATCGAGGCCTGGAATCTCGATGACCTGCACTGTGGCGCCTGAAGCCTCGAACCCGGCAACGAGCTCGTCGCAGCGCGTGACGATTTCCGTCTCCGCATGCTCGAACCAAGGCCGGAATACGCCTAGACGCACGCCGCGCAGATCGCCGTCTGCGTGGTGCCCCAGCGCGACGGGCGGTTGAGCCAGGGTGGTCGGATCAAGCTCGTCGGGGCCCGCTGCGATCCGATAGGCGAGGGCCACGTCCTGCACGGTCGCCCCGATGGGGCCCACGTGAGCCAGGCTCCAGCAAAGGGGCGCTGCGCCGTGCTCGCTGAAGCGGCCGTAGGTTGCCTTCAGGCCCACGACTCCGCACATGGCGGCGGGCACGCGAATCGAGCCTCCGCCGTCGGCA encodes the following:
- a CDS encoding amidase — encoded protein: MGSYDLTRLRLPVLSGPALRAFARLATSRVTGEPIIKQLLAAAGVPKLQGAQLDVPPTFMPLVRPREGERDMHEGASDASPASSVSDVLSARDFVRAYTEGRASPQEVAESLLQAIAADASASPPLRVMLAHDPQDLRAQARDAAARYRNGGARGPLDGVPVVIKDELHVAGYPTSVGTAFLGREPASQDATVVARLREAGALLVGKANMYEIGVSPESHNMHHGTVRNPYNRARQAGGSSSGPAAAVAAGLCPLAIGADGGGSIRVPAAMCGVVGLKATYGRFSEHGAAPLCWSLAHVGPIGATVQDVALAYRIAAGPDELDPTTLAQPPVALGHHADGDLRGVRLGVFRPWFEHAETEIVTRCDELVAGFEASGATVQVIEIPGLDLMRIAHGITILSEIAAAMQPHAGSFRSHAPAVQVNLALGRSFGARDYIRAQQVRTLAMRTFAAIFEQVDAVITPTTAVTAPVIRRGATPTGWSDMGSVTEIMRFVVPANLAGLPAISFPAGYTEAGLPIGMQAMARHWNEALLLRIACAAEQQVERRVPGDYQRLIQPSAALAAAGNIQLQSAALGAD